The Lentzea guizhouensis genome contains a region encoding:
- a CDS encoding DNA cytosine methyltransferase — MGITFTDIFCGAGGSSIGLTAAGFELKLAANHWDRAIETHAANFRDADHLCADVSNYDMRRLPRTDVLWASPICTELSPAGGRKQSRGQLDLLADLNEHGPVSSDALTRTRATFHDVIRAAEVHRYKAVLVENVVNVATDWELFDWWVQGMCQLRPGYNVQFVSASSAHIGGPGNPHAPQWRDRLYIVFTRKDITLPDVSPRPLAYCAKCDQVIEAFQSWKRPERRTIGKYGQQYVYRCPSTSCGHAIVEPYVLPAAAAIDWTDLGQVIGERAKPLAAKTVKRIQAGLDMFAQPIVAAAGGNTWERPGSGYVRAWPAMRSPAMARTGTPGDGVAVPPFLTPAGGTWNETPTEVGVPMRTRTTRDTEALVCPPVMVSVNHDGDGRAYPADSRPLPSRTTKIGDGLALAPPFVAELRGGGSTARPVAHPLATITAGGNHHGLVVPDKAFITRHYGGHDTSKSRPVTQPLGAITATGGNHSLVIPYRRGAKPHRADTQPISTVATREQHGLMHAGYAVEDCRFRMLKPSEHLAAQRFPASYVVTGNSGEQTMQAGNAVSSNVAQWLAIRLAKVL, encoded by the coding sequence ATGGGCATCACGTTCACCGACATCTTCTGCGGCGCGGGCGGTTCCTCGATCGGCCTGACCGCCGCCGGGTTCGAACTCAAGCTCGCCGCGAACCACTGGGACCGCGCGATCGAGACGCACGCCGCGAACTTCCGCGACGCCGACCACCTGTGCGCGGACGTGTCGAACTACGACATGCGCCGCCTGCCCCGCACCGACGTGCTGTGGGCATCACCGATCTGCACCGAGCTCAGCCCCGCCGGGGGACGTAAGCAGAGCCGCGGGCAGCTCGACCTGCTGGCCGACCTCAACGAGCACGGCCCGGTCAGCTCCGACGCGCTGACCCGTACACGGGCGACCTTTCACGACGTCATCCGGGCCGCCGAGGTCCACCGCTACAAGGCGGTCCTAGTCGAGAACGTCGTCAACGTGGCCACCGACTGGGAGTTGTTCGACTGGTGGGTGCAGGGCATGTGCCAGCTGCGCCCCGGCTACAACGTGCAGTTCGTCTCCGCCAGCAGCGCCCACATCGGCGGCCCCGGCAACCCACACGCCCCACAGTGGCGCGACCGGCTCTACATCGTGTTCACCCGCAAGGACATCACGCTCCCCGACGTCAGCCCGCGCCCGCTCGCCTACTGCGCCAAGTGCGACCAGGTGATCGAGGCGTTCCAGTCGTGGAAGCGCCCGGAGCGGCGCACGATCGGCAAGTACGGGCAGCAGTACGTCTACCGCTGCCCGTCCACCAGCTGCGGCCACGCGATCGTGGAGCCCTACGTCCTGCCCGCCGCCGCCGCGATCGACTGGACCGACCTGGGCCAGGTCATCGGGGAGCGCGCCAAGCCGCTGGCCGCCAAGACCGTCAAGCGCATCCAGGCAGGGCTGGACATGTTCGCCCAGCCCATCGTCGCCGCCGCCGGTGGCAACACGTGGGAGCGGCCGGGTTCGGGCTACGTGCGGGCATGGCCCGCGATGCGGTCCCCGGCCATGGCCCGCACCGGCACCCCCGGTGACGGCGTCGCGGTGCCGCCATTCCTCACGCCCGCCGGCGGCACGTGGAACGAGACGCCGACCGAGGTCGGTGTGCCGATGCGGACCCGCACCACGCGCGACACCGAAGCCCTGGTGTGCCCGCCGGTGATGGTGTCGGTCAACCACGACGGCGACGGACGCGCCTACCCGGCCGACTCCCGGCCGCTGCCCTCACGCACCACGAAGATCGGCGACGGGCTGGCCTTGGCGCCGCCGTTCGTGGCGGAGCTGCGCGGCGGCGGGTCGACCGCACGGCCGGTCGCGCACCCGCTCGCGACCATCACCGCGGGCGGCAACCACCACGGCCTGGTCGTGCCCGATAAAGCATTTATCACCCGCCACTACGGCGGCCACGACACCTCCAAGTCCCGGCCGGTGACGCAGCCCCTCGGGGCGATCACCGCGACCGGCGGCAACCATAGCCTGGTCATCCCGTACCGGCGCGGCGCCAAGCCGCACCGCGCGGACACCCAGCCGATCTCGACCGTCGCCACGCGGGAGCAGCACGGGCTGATGCACGCCGGGTACGCGGTCGAGGACTGCCGGTTCCGGATGCTCAAGCCCAGCGAACACCTGGCGGCACAGCGGTTCCCGGCCAGCTACGTCGTCACCGGCAACTCCGGCGAACAGACCATGCAGGCGGGCAACGCCGTCAGCTCCAACGTCGCA
- a CDS encoding DUF3307 domain-containing protein translates to MSTTAVTFAAVLPGLLVAHNVADHWMQTHHQALTKGQAGTAGRIACLAHVATYTAVTAVVVALLWLVLDLDVSPVGFAAGQLVSAVTHYWADRRFTLARLAALLGKTAFYVLGMPRAGRDDNPTLGTGAYALDQSFHWLWLFVAALVTATA, encoded by the coding sequence GTGAGCACGACGGCCGTGACGTTCGCGGCGGTGCTGCCCGGCCTGCTGGTCGCGCACAACGTCGCCGACCACTGGATGCAGACCCACCACCAGGCCCTGACCAAAGGACAGGCCGGAACCGCCGGCCGGATCGCGTGCCTGGCGCACGTGGCCACCTACACCGCCGTCACCGCCGTGGTGGTGGCCCTGTTGTGGCTGGTCCTGGACCTGGACGTCAGCCCGGTGGGGTTCGCCGCGGGGCAGCTGGTGTCGGCGGTGACGCACTACTGGGCGGACCGCCGCTTCACCCTCGCCCGGCTGGCCGCGCTGCTGGGCAAGACGGCGTTCTACGTGCTCGGCATGCCGCGTGCCGGCCGCGACGACAACCCCACGTTGGGTACCGGCGCTTACGCGCTGGACCAGTCCTTCCACTGGCTGTGGCTGTTCGTGGCCGCCCTGGTCACCGCCACCGCCTGA
- a CDS encoding GntR family transcriptional regulator, with product MTSRFTDARPLQVQVADDIRLKIESGEWPPGRKLPSFDELATEHKCSLAVIRKAIDLLKQQGLIVTVQGSGTFVRSRPMLQRQGIERYSRSLWQSGKTVLVAAPKVAGVAASQNIRALEEVPAPEVVASRLNIAVGTPVWVRRRTTAVDGRPNQLADSYYELEVVRGTAIMERDTGPGGGFARLEEAGFRLAEIAEEICTRMPTGPESVELQLPPGTPVLELVRTVFTDTGRPVEVMISVIAGDTAAFSYRFPIPD from the coding sequence ATGACCAGCAGGTTCACCGACGCGCGACCGCTGCAAGTGCAGGTAGCCGACGACATCCGACTCAAGATCGAGAGTGGCGAGTGGCCGCCTGGCCGCAAGTTGCCGTCCTTCGACGAGCTCGCCACAGAGCACAAGTGCTCACTGGCGGTGATCCGCAAGGCGATAGACCTGCTGAAGCAGCAGGGTTTGATCGTGACCGTCCAGGGTAGCGGCACGTTTGTGCGGTCACGTCCGATGCTTCAGCGTCAGGGGATCGAGCGCTACTCACGTAGCCTCTGGCAGTCGGGAAAAACTGTATTGGTCGCTGCGCCGAAGGTCGCAGGCGTCGCAGCGAGCCAGAACATTCGTGCGCTTGAAGAGGTTCCTGCCCCGGAAGTTGTTGCAAGTCGATTGAATATCGCGGTAGGGACCCCGGTGTGGGTCCGACGGCGTACGACGGCGGTCGACGGTCGCCCGAACCAGCTCGCCGATAGTTATTACGAACTTGAGGTAGTTCGGGGGACCGCCATCATGGAGCGTGATACGGGTCCTGGTGGCGGTTTTGCGCGACTGGAGGAGGCGGGGTTCCGGTTGGCTGAAATTGCCGAGGAGATTTGCACCCGAATGCCGACCGGTCCGGAGTCGGTCGAGCTTCAGCTTCCGCCTGGTACTCCAGTTCTCGAACTCGTGCGTACAGTCTTCACGGACACGGGACGGCCTGTTGAGGTCATGATCTCCGTTATTGCAGGAGACACTGCAGCGTTCAGTTATCGATTCCCGATACCCGATTAA
- a CDS encoding HIT family protein, with protein sequence MAKLLFDPGCVFCRRVVTGEYIEGDEHAVIFAPRHPVTAGHMLIVPRLHITDAADDPDVFAHTMRLAARYAARSGEDFNLITSRGRWGTQTVLHCHAHYAPRRRKDGLPLPWTGQKMPPVRRWLLRALVRTSRANSSGPAPTAR encoded by the coding sequence ATGGCCAAGCTGCTGTTCGACCCTGGCTGTGTGTTCTGCCGGCGCGTGGTGACCGGCGAGTACATCGAGGGTGACGAGCACGCGGTGATCTTCGCGCCGCGTCACCCGGTGACTGCGGGGCACATGCTGATCGTGCCGCGGCTGCACATCACCGACGCCGCCGACGACCCGGACGTCTTCGCCCACACCATGCGGCTGGCCGCCCGCTACGCCGCGCGCAGCGGCGAGGACTTCAACCTCATCACCAGCCGTGGCAGGTGGGGGACGCAGACCGTCCTGCACTGCCACGCCCACTACGCGCCGCGCCGCCGCAAGGACGGCCTGCCGCTGCCCTGGACCGGGCAGAAGATGCCGCCCGTGCGCCGCTGGCTGCTGCGGGCGCTGGTCAGGACCAGCCGTGCCAACAGTTCTGGCCCGGCCCCCACCGCACGCTGA
- a CDS encoding NUDIX domain-containing protein: protein MPKNKFTPRGCHVPADLRPWSTRWPYYTPVDITPPQLTRKGLPESVAEGWAEPAVTPEDVRDWPGRAASALVPFTFDAYRWPLNPTGRTGKTGRNLGRWGENRAADPIVVAGDLDRDGERWVLLILRGDTRQWAIPGGMVNPGETAPAALVRELREETGVDLAGQTPTIVACAYVDDPRNSDHAWIVSTAALYRLPHTVLAVGGDDAVEAAWFPFSDLDALTSAVADAGGQLYPAHLPLFTAALDHLDGCC, encoded by the coding sequence ATGCCCAAGAACAAGTTCACGCCTCGCGGTTGCCACGTTCCCGCCGACCTGCGGCCGTGGTCGACGCGCTGGCCCTACTACACGCCGGTGGACATCACCCCGCCCCAGCTGACGCGCAAGGGGCTGCCGGAGAGCGTCGCGGAGGGCTGGGCCGAGCCCGCGGTGACGCCTGAGGATGTGCGGGACTGGCCCGGCCGCGCGGCGTCGGCGCTGGTGCCGTTCACGTTCGACGCCTACCGGTGGCCGCTCAACCCGACCGGCCGCACCGGCAAGACCGGCCGCAACCTGGGCCGCTGGGGCGAGAACCGCGCTGCCGACCCGATCGTGGTCGCCGGTGACCTCGACCGCGACGGGGAGCGGTGGGTGCTGCTGATCCTGCGCGGCGACACCAGGCAGTGGGCCATCCCCGGCGGCATGGTCAACCCTGGCGAGACCGCCCCGGCCGCGCTGGTGCGCGAGCTGCGCGAGGAGACCGGCGTCGACCTGGCCGGCCAGACGCCCACGATCGTCGCCTGCGCTTACGTCGACGACCCGCGCAACTCCGATCACGCCTGGATCGTCTCCACCGCCGCGCTCTACCGGCTGCCGCACACCGTGCTCGCGGTCGGCGGCGACGACGCCGTGGAAGCCGCCTGGTTCCCGTTCAGCGATCTGGACGCGCTGACCAGTGCCGTCGCCGACGCCGGCGGGCAGCTCTACCCCGCGCACCTGCCGCTGTTCACCGCGGCCCTCGACCACCTCGACGGCTGCTGCTGA
- a CDS encoding FtsK/SpoIIIE domain-containing protein, translated as MNTLDNTQPEQHDEHGARVYDLSAHRTTTAADQPAVDGDAQQQQQHAHDSEIVTGPAAAELEARVQRGELRTIPQTRIGRARVVVVTQGGKAVRRTARAGWTVAQGHGSWMRRAADAVTFGHVREQIRLARMQGDSVALAEWTERLNMLKTGRAQRMRELPATIYAGLRAAAVVTIVAAGVMLMAGLAFQLTPGGWTWGDWWSFVGDVVGIAGVFATIALHTVLWGAAPAWLFAAWREGRRAGIVPRWLVSETERAEMNSEITPDLVTQALMHVKLPALTKFLKDGGQLEYLIQPREQGGGTYLQVRLPFGVVAAELLPSKKVELLAGNLGRHKHEVWPQRDPAADARVLDLWVADKGTMDKPAPAWPLLETGEFDVFRERIPFGVTMRQEQIEVGALQKHWLIGATSKQGKSTVMRLIALCLALDPTIELKIADLKGDGDWKMFTPRATTFIEGSTEEDAEATAAMLEWGVAEMERRYQAKADQNIVGPITREISRRKGSGFHPVYLIVDECQVLYGAEHPVGGTKDGARAVKAAKRLHDQARAVNIHLMQATQRPDDRTLPVRVREGAHVRGSLNVPNEATAKMILADAVDRGARPQDLRPGADAGTIVMTGEVEDIPAGQAFVIVRSHYVSTKDAYAVIARAMDILKRHGRQVTAPVTEQPVQVDHLRNIERALRDEPRARTAVVLARLIEHDPDTYTAMTAQTFAALLDEVGVPIRKSHGDSVIRATDITSALTQRDSHDGDSERADTNAGSRDGA; from the coding sequence ATGAACACCCTCGACAACACACAGCCCGAGCAGCACGACGAGCACGGTGCGCGGGTCTACGACCTGTCCGCGCACCGCACCACCACCGCCGCCGACCAGCCCGCAGTGGACGGCGACGCGCAGCAGCAGCAGCAGCACGCGCACGACAGTGAGATCGTGACCGGTCCTGCGGCTGCCGAGCTGGAGGCGCGGGTACAGCGCGGCGAGCTGCGCACGATCCCGCAGACCCGCATCGGTCGTGCGCGGGTCGTGGTGGTCACGCAGGGCGGCAAGGCCGTGCGGCGCACCGCCCGCGCGGGCTGGACGGTGGCGCAGGGCCACGGGTCGTGGATGCGCCGTGCCGCCGACGCGGTGACCTTCGGCCACGTCCGCGAACAGATCCGCCTGGCTCGCATGCAGGGCGACAGCGTCGCCCTGGCGGAGTGGACCGAGCGGCTGAACATGCTCAAGACCGGTCGCGCGCAGCGCATGCGCGAGCTTCCGGCCACCATCTACGCCGGGCTGCGTGCCGCCGCCGTGGTGACCATCGTCGCCGCCGGCGTCATGCTGATGGCGGGGCTGGCCTTCCAGCTCACCCCCGGTGGCTGGACGTGGGGCGACTGGTGGAGCTTCGTCGGTGACGTTGTCGGCATCGCCGGGGTGTTCGCGACGATCGCCCTGCACACGGTGCTGTGGGGCGCTGCCCCTGCGTGGCTGTTCGCCGCCTGGCGGGAAGGACGGCGCGCGGGGATCGTGCCGCGCTGGCTGGTGTCGGAGACCGAGCGCGCGGAGATGAACTCCGAGATCACGCCGGACCTGGTCACCCAGGCGCTGATGCACGTCAAGCTCCCGGCATTGACCAAGTTCCTCAAGGACGGCGGCCAGCTGGAGTACCTGATTCAGCCGCGTGAGCAGGGCGGCGGCACGTATTTGCAGGTCAGGCTGCCGTTCGGGGTGGTGGCGGCGGAGCTTTTGCCGTCGAAGAAGGTGGAGCTGCTGGCGGGCAACCTCGGGCGGCACAAGCACGAGGTGTGGCCGCAGCGCGATCCGGCCGCCGACGCCCGCGTGCTGGACCTGTGGGTGGCCGACAAGGGCACGATGGACAAGCCCGCTCCGGCCTGGCCGCTGCTGGAGACCGGCGAGTTCGACGTGTTCCGTGAGCGCATCCCGTTCGGTGTCACCATGCGCCAGGAACAGATCGAGGTCGGTGCGCTGCAGAAGCACTGGCTCATCGGCGCCACCTCCAAGCAGGGCAAATCGACCGTCATGCGGCTGATCGCCCTGTGCTTGGCGCTCGATCCGACGATCGAACTGAAGATCGCCGATCTCAAGGGCGACGGTGACTGGAAGATGTTCACCCCGCGCGCCACCACGTTCATCGAGGGCTCCACCGAGGAGGACGCGGAGGCCACCGCGGCCATGCTCGAATGGGGCGTGGCGGAGATGGAACGCCGCTACCAGGCCAAAGCCGACCAGAACATCGTCGGGCCGATCACGCGGGAGATCTCGCGGCGCAAGGGTTCTGGGTTCCACCCGGTCTACCTGATCGTTGACGAGTGCCAGGTTCTTTACGGCGCGGAGCACCCGGTGGGCGGTACCAAGGACGGTGCCCGCGCGGTCAAGGCCGCCAAGCGGCTGCACGACCAGGCCCGCGCGGTCAACATCCACCTCATGCAGGCCACCCAGCGTCCCGACGACCGCACGCTTCCGGTGCGGGTACGTGAGGGCGCGCACGTGCGCGGCTCGCTCAACGTCCCCAACGAGGCCACCGCGAAGATGATCCTGGCCGACGCGGTGGACCGGGGCGCCCGCCCGCAGGACCTGCGGCCCGGCGCGGATGCCGGAACCATCGTCATGACCGGCGAGGTGGAGGACATTCCCGCAGGTCAGGCGTTCGTCATCGTGCGCAGCCACTACGTGTCGACCAAGGACGCCTACGCGGTCATCGCCCGCGCGATGGACATCCTCAAGCGCCACGGCCGCCAGGTCACCGCACCGGTGACCGAGCAGCCCGTGCAGGTCGACCACCTGCGCAACATCGAACGCGCCCTGCGCGACGAACCGCGCGCCCGCACCGCCGTGGTGCTCGCGCGCCTGATCGAGCACGACCCCGACACCTACACCGCCATGACCGCGCAGACCTTCGCCGCACTGCTTGACGAGGTCGGCGTGCCCATCCGCAAGAGCCACGGCGACAGCGTCATCCGCGCCACCGACATCACCAGCGCCCTCACCCAGCGTGACAGCCATGACGGCGACTCAGAACGCGCCGACACCAACGCCGGCAGCCGTGACGGTGCCTGA
- a CDS encoding RNase adapter RapZ has translation MKNTVLYRLISFSYLHNQPPEADLLFDVRRTMHEPPVFAGDLAGVDGRDHEVQQAVMAHPTAEAVVHLGTVFADTMSFQDKSCVIAIGCSHGRHRSVALVERLASELARFGLPTDVRHMRLELLENPPAGGGVG, from the coding sequence ATGAAGAACACGGTGTTGTACCGCCTGATCTCCTTCAGCTACCTGCACAATCAGCCGCCTGAGGCAGACCTGCTCTTCGACGTGCGGCGCACCATGCACGAGCCGCCGGTGTTCGCCGGCGACCTGGCGGGGGTCGACGGCCGCGACCATGAGGTGCAGCAGGCCGTCATGGCGCATCCCACCGCGGAAGCAGTCGTGCACCTCGGGACCGTCTTCGCCGACACGATGTCCTTTCAGGACAAGTCATGCGTGATCGCGATCGGTTGTTCGCATGGCCGTCACCGGTCGGTCGCGCTGGTCGAGCGGCTCGCGTCCGAGCTCGCGCGGTTCGGCCTCCCGACCGACGTGCGCCACATGCGGCTGGAGTTGCTGGAGAACCCGCCCGCCGGTGGCGGTGTGGGCTGA